A part of Nerophis lumbriciformis linkage group LG25, RoL_Nlum_v2.1, whole genome shotgun sequence genomic DNA contains:
- the LOC140679822 gene encoding forkhead box protein D1-like encodes MTLYHKYPANTRLHSDIHGSEQDQRDLRERLQGGTSPVKPPYSYIALITMAILQSPKKRLALSQICDYISQTFAYYQDKFPAWQNSIRHNLSLNDCFVKVPRDPGVPGKGNLWTLDPLSAGMFANGSFLRRRKRFKRQQSPWRTVEARGALHPGHELYQLSPKDPFSSLVPLNPESERTFLPALSSVLSLDQASILTYTFSLHRMAPSLPFYYSMADHEHTLTD; translated from the coding sequence ATGACTTTGTACCACAAATATCCTGCAAACACGCGGCTTCACTCCGACATTCATGGCTCGGAACAAGACCAGAGAGACTTAAGGGAGCGTCTCCAGGGTGGAACGTCCCCGGTGAAGCCCCCGTACTCTTACATCGCCCTCATCACCATGGCGATCCTGCAGAGTCCCAAAAAGAGACTCGCCCTGAGTCAGATCTGCGACTACATCAGCCAGACCTTCGCCTACTATCAGGACAAGTTTCCTGCGTGGCAGAACTCTATCCGACACAACTTGTCTCTCAACGACTGTTTCGTCAAAGTCCCGCGGGACCCCGGCGTCCCCGGTAAAGGGAACTTATGGACTCTGGACCCCTTGTCAGCGGGTATGTTTGCAAACGGGAGCTTTCTTCGGCGGAGGAAACGCTTCAAGAGGCAACAGTCGCCATGGAGGACCGTGGAGGCAAGAGGAGCTCTTCACCCGGGACATGAGTTGTACCAGCTGAGCCCTAAAGATCCTTTTAGCAGCCTGGTTCCTCTAAACCCAGAATCAGAGAGAACTTTCCTTCCTGCTCTGTCCTCAGTCTTGTCTTTGGACCAAGCCTCCATCTTGACTTACACATTCTCTCTACACAGAATGGCACCCAGTTTGCCTTTTTACTACAGTATGGCTGACCATGAACACACCTTGACTGACTAA